The Azospirillum baldaniorum genome window below encodes:
- a CDS encoding aminotransferase class I/II-fold pyridoxal phosphate-dependent enzyme, with the protein MSDPADQRLPNQDSATRDFSEPPVIPETPLADALLTAAGATRASFHALPVSRRGSIRESAFADAYDALFGRGLFSEATITAPPLDSFFFPHRSLARAEELAARAFGATGTLFITAGTTTANLIALEALIARPDVRVLADKGTHQSIHFALSDKHAAVDYIEPRVFCEHSERAALSLPALLEQAAAAERAGAPYELLVLNGQSYDGVVYDIRAILTALAEASPSLTTVFVDEAWGAWSYFHEATRGRTALHARAADPALERFTVVATHSAHKSLSALRQGSLIHFSGDPELAERLRLGRYRHHTTSPSYPILASLDLARAQMELEGRDLVERSLRLARRVSETVAGDPGLSAFSVNAPAVPDAFAGHAAIDPTKLSLKVSGLPIDAPELRERLYSRHGLYVNRCTRTSLLLNLHIGIGEEEVAALLDALRAIQRELSPDADQAGERRVSTSFIIPYPPGVPIIVPGEEIGGDTLRRIEAIRSAGARIYTIEHRPR; encoded by the coding sequence ATGTCAGACCCTGCCGACCAACGCCTGCCAAATCAGGATTCCGCGACTCGAGATTTCTCCGAGCCTCCGGTCATCCCGGAAACACCGCTCGCCGACGCCCTGCTGACAGCGGCCGGGGCCACCCGGGCATCGTTCCACGCGCTGCCGGTCAGCCGGCGCGGCTCCATCCGGGAGTCGGCCTTCGCCGATGCCTACGACGCCCTGTTCGGGCGCGGCCTGTTCAGCGAGGCGACGATCACCGCCCCGCCGCTGGACAGCTTCTTCTTCCCGCACCGCTCGCTGGCCCGCGCGGAGGAGCTGGCGGCCCGCGCCTTCGGGGCGACGGGCACGCTGTTCATCACCGCCGGGACGACGACCGCCAACCTGATCGCGCTGGAGGCCCTGATCGCCCGCCCCGACGTCCGGGTGCTGGCCGACAAGGGCACCCACCAGTCGATCCATTTCGCCCTGTCCGACAAGCACGCGGCGGTGGACTACATCGAGCCGCGCGTCTTCTGCGAGCATTCCGAACGCGCCGCCCTGTCCCTGCCCGCCCTTCTGGAGCAGGCCGCGGCGGCGGAGCGCGCGGGCGCGCCCTACGAGCTTCTGGTGCTGAACGGCCAGTCCTACGACGGCGTCGTCTACGACATCCGGGCCATCCTCACCGCGCTGGCGGAGGCCAGCCCGTCGCTGACCACCGTCTTCGTGGACGAGGCGTGGGGTGCCTGGAGCTATTTCCACGAGGCGACGCGCGGCCGCACCGCCCTGCACGCCCGCGCCGCCGACCCGGCGCTGGAGCGCTTCACCGTCGTCGCCACCCACTCCGCCCACAAGTCGCTGAGCGCGCTGCGCCAGGGGTCGCTGATCCATTTCAGCGGCGATCCGGAGCTGGCGGAGCGGCTGCGGCTCGGCCGCTACCGCCACCACACCACCTCGCCCAGCTACCCGATCCTCGCCTCGCTCGACCTCGCCCGCGCGCAGATGGAGCTGGAGGGGCGGGACTTGGTCGAACGCTCGCTGCGGCTCGCCCGGCGGGTGAGCGAGACGGTGGCCGGCGATCCGGGGTTGAGCGCCTTTTCGGTCAACGCCCCGGCCGTGCCGGACGCCTTCGCCGGCCACGCCGCCATCGATCCGACCAAGCTGTCGCTGAAGGTGTCCGGCCTGCCCATCGACGCGCCGGAGCTGCGCGAGCGGCTGTACAGCCGGCACGGCCTCTACGTGAACCGCTGCACCCGGACCTCGCTGCTGCTGAACCTGCACATCGGCATCGGCGAGGAGGAGGTGGCGGCCCTGCTCGACGCCCTGCGCGCGATCCAGCGCGAGCTGTCGCCCGACGCGGATCAGGCCGGGGAACGGCGGGTGTCGACCTCCTTCATCATCCCCTACCCGCCGGGCGTGCCGATCATCGTCCCCGGCGAGGAGATCGGCGGCGACACGCTGCGCCGGATCGAAGCGATCCGCTCCGCCGGCGCCCGCATCTACACCATCGAACACCGCCCACGCTGA